A window from Triticum aestivum cultivar Chinese Spring chromosome 6D, IWGSC CS RefSeq v2.1, whole genome shotgun sequence encodes these proteins:
- the LOC123143680 gene encoding uncharacterized protein, whose translation MAPPASYIVNEILEEIFLRLPTPAALVRASTASPRFRRIITGRSFLRRFRALHPPPLVGFALDKHGFHHAQEPHPSAPLARALADRADFTYSFVPKPNDDWLSGLSPWCHRDVRDGRVLLECSYLWDIEPVFTHLAVCDPWSRRSTLLFPIPEEMTVQQERLIEFEPMLAPIGEDEDENEDETSFKVICTARYETKLVTFVYSSVAVEWCIAASPSWNSLGTDEPPRKGFSHFNYLRGCFYWSSLWKDKLLVLDTRTMEFSTANILTGYHVQLINQPGQSVCMSTIVDGTKGALEMFTLVGHCKPTSFYIYHTSQQNNGGPSKEWQLKNVIALPPRCLYYTVGATEGFLFLRGVREARWDDNRHGVFPVDNDVDFFSLDVKTSELKKVCSCRATIFDRPNRAHPLFGFPPSLSKPSL comes from the coding sequence ATGGCACCGCCGGCGTCGTACATCGTCAACGAGATCCTGGAGGAGATCTTCCTTCGCCTACCCACCCCGGCCGCGCTCGTCCGCGCCTCAACCGCCAGCCCCCGTTTCCGCCGCATCATCACGGGGCGCTCCTTCCTCCGCCGCTTCCGCGCTCTCCATCCGCCTCCACTCGTGGGATTCGCCCTTGACAAACATGGCTTCCACCACGCCCAAGAACCCCATCCCTCCGCCCCGCTTGCCCGCGCCCTTGCCGACCGCGCAGATTTCACCTACTCCTTCGTCCCCAAGCCCAATGATGATTGGCTCAGCGGCCTCAGCCCCTGGTGCCACCGCGACGTTCGCGACGGCCGCGTCCTCCTCGAGTGCAGCTACCTGTGGGACATCGAGCCAGTCTTTACACACCTGGCGGTGTGCGATCCCTGGTCACGGAGATCCACGCTGCTCTTTCCCATACCAGAGGAGATGACCGTCCAGCAAGAGCGCCTTATCGAGTTCGAGCCAATGCTTGCTCCCATTGGCGAGGATGAGGATGAGAATGAGGATGAGACCTCGTTCAAGGTGATCTGCACGGCGCGCTACGAAACCAAGCTGGTCACGTTTGTGTACTCTTCCGTAGCCGTTGAATGGTGTATAGCTGCATCTCCCAGCTGGAACTCTTTGGGCACAGATGAGCCCCCTCGGAAAGGCTTTTCGCATTTCAACTATTTGCGTGGCTGCTTCTACTGGAGCTCTCTTTGGAAAGACAAGCTTCTCGTGCTGGACACACGCACGATGGAGTTCTCCACTGCCAACATTCTCACCGGCTACCATGTGCAGCTTATAAACCAGCCTGGACAGAGTGTGTGCATGTCTACCATTGTTGATGGTACAAAAGGAGCACTTGAGATGTTTACTCTTGTTGGTCATTGCAAGCCTACCTCGTTTTATATTTATCATACAAGTCAGCAAAACAACGGCGGACCTTCCAAAGAGTGGCAGCTGAAAAATGTTATAGCATTGCCTCCCCGATGTCTCTATTATACCGTGGGTGCAACTGAGGGATTCTTATTCCTTCGAGGTGTTCGAGAAGCTCGGTGGGATGACAATAGACATGGAGTCTTTCCTGTGGATAATGATGTCGATTTTTTCTCTCTGGATGTCAAGACTTCAGAACTTAAGAAGGTCTGCAGCTGCAGGGCAACAATCTTTGATCGTCCCAATCGTGCTCACCCATTATTTGGCTTCCCGCCATCATTGTCGAAACCGAGCCTATGA